GGCGCCACCGAGCAGGATTACGTCACCACCACCTATGCGGCGATCTCGCAGGCCAGCGGCGCTGTCCTGCTGGTGGCCCATGGCCTGCTGCTGCTGCTGCTGCTGGTGCGGGCCAGTATGGACGAGATGACGACACGCTCGGAAACCGACACGCTCTCGGGGCTGCTCAACCGGCGTGGCTTTGAGGGGCGGGCCGAAAAAATGCTGGTGCGGGCGCATCGCATCGGCCTGCCGATGACGCTGCTGGTCGCCGATCTCGATCACTTCAAATCGATCAATGACAACCATGGTCACGCCGTGGGCGACCGGGTGATTGCCGCCTTCGCCAAGGTGTTCAAGACCGCGGTGGATCATCGTTCGGTGCTGGGGCGGCTGGGCGGCGAGGAATTTGCTGTGCTGGTGCCGGCCTCCACGCTGGTCAGCGCGCAGGCGTTGGGACACGGCATCAGGCAGGAATTTTCCGCGCTCAGCGGCGCGCTGACGCCCGGCCAGCGGCTGAGCGTCAGTCTGGGCGTGGCGCAGATGCGCAGCGGCGAGGGCCTGTTCGAGCTGATGCACCGCGCCGATGCCGCCCTCTATCAGGCCAAGCGTACCGGTCGCGACCGGGTCTGCGTGGCCAGTGGACCGGATTCGCCAGACCTGCCGGTGGAAACAGAAGGCACGCTGCCGCGCTAGTTGGCCTGGCTGCGTTCGACCAGTTCAAAACCGTCCGTATCGGGGCCGATGCGCAGCGCCAGCTGCTGGCGATCGAGTTC
This sequence is a window from Devosia beringensis. Protein-coding genes within it:
- a CDS encoding GGDEF domain-containing protein, giving the protein MSAAFFILAINVCVAGIFATAFAVVAVTTRAAISARWLSAAYGMGALYAVLEFILPLHGPMPVRSVAVFTAFLLAEGLMVIGLAWHYNVPPPWRVLLGLVLVSILINVAILDMPRPSLVRALLYQGPYAAMQVIAVVVMLAAPPARRGALDLLLLSLYTIGAMQFLGKAVLSSVLGPGATEQDYVTTTYAAISQASGAVLLVAHGLLLLLLLVRASMDEMTTRSETDTLSGLLNRRGFEGRAEKMLVRAHRIGLPMTLLVADLDHFKSINDNHGHAVGDRVIAAFAKVFKTAVDHRSVLGRLGGEEFAVLVPASTLVSAQALGHGIRQEFSALSGALTPGQRLSVSLGVAQMRSGEGLFELMHRADAALYQAKRTGRDRVCVASGPDSPDLPVETEGTLPR